Part of the Bacteroidota bacterium genome is shown below.
GCAACCAATAGGGTTTGTAATCGGGTTACTAATTACTTTACCTTCTACTAATTCAGTCAAAACCTGATCTAAGTCAAATACCTTGGCTTTGGTATAATCC
Proteins encoded:
- a CDS encoding thioredoxin family protein, which gives rise to DYTKAKVFDLDQVLTELVEGKVISNPITNPIGCNVKWDGKDAHWMPADACDLV